A genomic segment from Rhodobacter sp. CZR27 encodes:
- a CDS encoding sulfotransferase family protein, producing MPLDQAPPPRIALVVLGMHRSGTSALAGVLGHMGCDLPQDLMPPTEANPRGHFESLKVYYLNDAILASAGSSWDDWTAFNDEWYLSPRFAEFRARAAEVLTEEFGRSSLIVLKDPRICRLLPFWKQVLADAGFRPLFVCTHRAPSEVAASLTRREGWPEARGHLLWLRHVLEAEAGTRRDERIFVSYDSLLSDWRATVQRIAEGLGLHLPRSLETAAPAIDDFLSAELRHFRPGDDRGAASLPDWIREPYRILGRWSDDGEATGDQAALDAIRAEVERAMPMLDMLGRAVESRSKIEEFRSSLTLREQEIAELRGQLASDAAARAALQEELERARQAQAECEARLRHASQHLESMTRRLAAEMERGLAAQLATRERLPLVERQLADLEHQLLHKTAHVAELERHAGDLETELAHARRHVAEMEARHAAILSSTSWKVTRPMRAVTQVLSRRS from the coding sequence ATGCCGCTCGACCAGGCTCCTCCGCCCCGCATCGCCCTCGTCGTCCTCGGCATGCACCGCTCCGGCACCTCGGCGCTGGCCGGGGTTCTCGGCCACATGGGCTGCGACCTGCCGCAGGACCTGATGCCCCCCACCGAGGCCAATCCCCGGGGCCATTTCGAATCCCTCAAGGTCTATTACCTGAACGACGCGATCCTGGCCTCGGCAGGCTCGTCCTGGGACGACTGGACCGCCTTCAACGACGAATGGTACCTCTCGCCCCGCTTCGCCGAGTTCCGCGCCCGGGCGGCCGAGGTCCTGACCGAGGAATTCGGCCGCTCCAGCCTGATCGTGCTGAAGGATCCCCGGATCTGCCGCCTGCTGCCGTTCTGGAAGCAGGTGCTGGCCGACGCGGGCTTCCGGCCGCTGTTCGTCTGCACCCACCGCGCGCCTTCCGAGGTGGCGGCCTCGCTCACCCGCCGCGAAGGCTGGCCCGAGGCACGCGGCCATCTGCTCTGGCTGCGGCACGTCCTCGAGGCCGAGGCCGGCACGCGCCGGGACGAGCGCATCTTCGTCTCGTATGATTCGCTCCTGTCGGACTGGCGCGCCACCGTGCAGCGCATCGCGGAGGGGCTCGGGCTGCACCTGCCCCGCAGCCTCGAGACGGCGGCCCCCGCCATCGACGACTTCCTGTCGGCCGAGCTGCGCCATTTCCGGCCCGGCGACGACCGGGGAGCGGCCAGCCTGCCGGACTGGATCCGCGAGCCCTATCGGATCCTCGGCCGCTGGTCGGACGACGGGGAGGCGACCGGGGACCAGGCGGCGCTCGATGCGATCCGCGCCGAGGTGGAGCGGGCGATGCCGATGCTCGACATGCTGGGCCGCGCCGTCGAATCCCGCTCGAAGATCGAGGAGTTCCGCTCCAGCCTGACCCTGCGGGAGCAGGAGATCGCGGAGCTGCGGGGCCAGTTGGCGAGCGATGCGGCCGCGAGGGCGGCCCTGCAGGAAGAGCTGGAACGCGCCCGTCAGGCGCAGGCCGAGTGCGAGGCCCGGCTGCGCCATGCCTCGCAGCATCTGGAATCCATGACCCGCCGGCTCGCGGCGGAAATGGAGCGCGGGCTGGCCGCCCAGCTGGCGACGCGGGAACGGCTGCCGCTGGTCGAGCGGCAGCTCGCCGACCTGGAGCATCAGCTGCTGCACAAGACTGCGCATGTCGCCGAACTGGAACGGCACGCAGGTGATCTCGAGACGGAACTCGCCCATGCCCGGCGCCATGTCGCCGAGATGGAGGCCCGCCACGCGGCGATCCTGTCCAGCACGTCCTGGAAGGTGACGCGCCCGATGCGGGCGGTGACGCAGGTCCTGTCGCGCCGGTCCTGA
- a CDS encoding polysaccharide biosynthesis protein, translated as MEIILHIGMGKTGTSSIQNALRQNRERLARQGVDYLGIWFDAADRRFLGYDGQAAFFRSTPEEMRTHAGRFLDTLKRRAEASGIDRFILSNEGTFAQGTQMRPFIEDLRKHATVRLIAYVRNPREWLPSAYMQWSIYHKTYPGPIRPYAAVAPQLVRSYAAIQVWGETFSDLLTLRPFRKDVNVVADFGAQLGLAIDIPEARILERTDAGESMLRALYNNRQRDSALPHLFNAAFQGLRFPKTPRIEDLLKDSFSYDGTEAAIAENRAPFDYIRETFGIDLLADEGSPPKTPAADALRDRLLEHVLQIVMQQADRIRALEQRVEEMKPATQPPGQA; from the coding sequence GTGGAAATCATCCTGCATATCGGCATGGGCAAGACGGGAACCTCGTCCATCCAGAACGCGCTCAGGCAGAACCGCGAGCGCCTTGCCCGGCAAGGCGTCGATTACCTGGGCATCTGGTTCGACGCGGCGGACAGGCGCTTTCTCGGCTACGATGGCCAGGCGGCCTTCTTCAGATCCACTCCCGAGGAGATGCGCACTCACGCCGGGCGCTTCCTGGACACGCTGAAGCGCCGGGCCGAAGCCTCCGGCATCGACCGTTTCATCCTGTCGAACGAGGGGACCTTCGCGCAGGGCACCCAGATGCGCCCCTTCATCGAGGACCTGCGCAAGCACGCGACGGTCCGGCTGATCGCCTATGTGCGCAACCCGCGCGAATGGCTGCCCTCGGCCTACATGCAGTGGTCGATCTACCACAAGACCTATCCCGGCCCGATCCGTCCCTATGCCGCGGTCGCCCCCCAGCTCGTCCGGTCCTACGCCGCCATCCAGGTCTGGGGCGAGACGTTCTCCGACCTGCTGACCCTTCGCCCCTTCCGGAAGGACGTGAACGTGGTCGCGGATTTCGGCGCGCAGCTCGGGCTCGCCATCGACATCCCCGAGGCGCGGATTCTGGAGCGTACCGATGCCGGGGAAAGCATGCTGCGCGCCCTCTACAACAACCGGCAGCGGGACAGCGCGCTGCCCCATCTGTTCAACGCGGCCTTCCAGGGGTTGCGGTTCCCGAAGACGCCCCGGATCGAGGATCTGCTGAAGGACTCCTTCAGCTATGACGGGACCGAGGCCGCCATCGCGGAAAACCGCGCCCCCTTCGACTACATCCGCGAGACCTTCGGGATCGACCTCCTGGCGGACGAGGGCAGCCCGCCGAAGACCCCAGCCGCCGATGCGCTGCGCGACCGGCTGCTGGAGCACGTCCTGCAGATCGTGATGCAGCAGGCCGACCGGATCCGGGCACTGGAACAGCGGGTCGAGGAGATGAAGCCCGCCACCCAGCCGCCCGGCCAAGCCTGA
- a CDS encoding rhamnan synthesis F family protein yields the protein MTDLDLLWRRHAPAEVLALRPDFRTDPRRPGAQTFYRELQAQAPAIDEVLARLTTDPALSAAIAEGQPDAGHLVCELIRTGEPADLAVSDFSMRAYLDWHPDIARTGMDPLRHYLLYGAREGRRTLATLREARHPGRRPYNPDLPTCLIAVHELSRTGAPIVGLDLAREAAETHNVILATLRDGPLLDSFLDHVCDLVVTSQPLDELPYCTGEIFQRIGFAILNSVECFAFVPFLVSREIPFASYVHEYADYTFPAYKSTFTALFADLLIFSSDHVRDSWTGRLKDIEFDIGRDTMVLPQRGFAVGGVDAARIAEARGRISALIGRDCSQVRLVCGAGHLQWRKGSDIFAMTAQICRPRDPDTVFLWIGDGLNPEDMGFGVWMDYHLRQVGAGQPEGNLFLLPAGPAYPDVLAASDAMFVSSRLDPLPNVVFDALDAGCRIVLFDGASGFGDAVYRRSDHILPVEYANPEAAATALLGLPRKTGLDRPAPPAPQERLFAGIRAGLEARLRAQRYFVRGASRIDVPMLFPREDHAAFRVREREKMLRYGRRLVWRDIGTAEAALEASDNWVHRRLRLAPYATTTDVAAVPPFSIHVHAFYTDDLAEDIRAHFTYRLARRIVVTTDSERKACEIRALMAAEGLVPEVAIVPNRGRDILPFMELFLPGGLAGEDEIWCHLHQKKSFATTDSGDVWRQFLLRILLGDEAGISDAVLRIAETGTGLVAPFDPYHIPWNASRALLPKVEPRLPGPLPDNPLLFPVGNMFWVRRQVVEAMNALFGPGYPWPNEPIANDGTEFHLVERLWPAITTASGLDSVFVHKLDQKRV from the coding sequence ATGACCGACCTCGACCTTCTCTGGCGCCGCCATGCCCCCGCGGAGGTGCTGGCCCTCCGGCCGGACTTCCGCACCGACCCGCGCCGACCCGGAGCGCAGACCTTCTATCGCGAGTTGCAGGCGCAAGCGCCGGCCATCGACGAGGTGCTGGCCAGGCTGACGACCGATCCCGCGCTTTCGGCGGCCATCGCCGAGGGCCAGCCCGATGCCGGCCACCTGGTCTGCGAACTGATCCGGACCGGAGAGCCGGCGGATCTCGCGGTGTCGGACTTCTCGATGCGGGCCTATCTCGACTGGCATCCCGACATCGCCCGCACCGGGATGGATCCGCTGCGGCACTATCTGCTCTACGGCGCGCGCGAGGGACGGCGGACGCTGGCCACGCTGCGCGAGGCGCGGCATCCGGGGCGGCGGCCCTACAATCCCGATCTTCCGACCTGCCTGATCGCCGTGCATGAACTGTCGCGCACCGGGGCGCCCATCGTCGGGCTCGACCTCGCCCGGGAAGCGGCCGAGACGCACAACGTCATCCTGGCCACCCTGCGCGACGGGCCGCTGCTCGACAGCTTCCTCGATCACGTCTGCGATCTGGTGGTCACCTCGCAGCCGCTCGACGAACTGCCCTACTGCACCGGCGAGATCTTCCAGAGGATCGGCTTCGCCATCCTCAACTCGGTCGAATGCTTCGCCTTCGTGCCCTTCCTCGTCTCGCGCGAGATCCCCTTCGCGTCCTACGTGCATGAATATGCCGATTACACCTTCCCCGCCTACAAATCGACCTTCACCGCCCTCTTCGCCGATCTTCTGATCTTCTCCTCCGACCATGTGCGCGACAGCTGGACCGGCCGGCTGAAGGATATCGAGTTCGACATCGGCCGCGACACGATGGTCCTGCCGCAGCGCGGCTTCGCCGTGGGCGGAGTGGACGCCGCCCGCATCGCCGAGGCGCGCGGGCGGATCTCGGCGCTGATCGGGCGCGACTGCTCGCAGGTGCGGCTGGTCTGCGGCGCGGGCCATCTGCAATGGCGCAAGGGCTCCGACATCTTCGCCATGACGGCGCAGATCTGCCGCCCCCGGGATCCCGACACGGTCTTCCTCTGGATCGGCGACGGCCTGAACCCCGAGGACATGGGCTTCGGCGTCTGGATGGACTACCACCTGCGCCAGGTCGGCGCCGGACAACCCGAGGGCAACCTGTTCCTGCTGCCCGCCGGCCCCGCCTATCCGGACGTGCTGGCGGCCTCGGACGCGATGTTCGTCTCGTCCCGGCTCGACCCTCTGCCGAACGTGGTGTTCGACGCGCTGGACGCGGGCTGCCGGATCGTGCTGTTCGACGGGGCGAGCGGGTTCGGCGACGCGGTCTACCGCCGCTCGGACCACATCCTGCCGGTGGAATACGCCAATCCCGAGGCCGCGGCCACGGCGCTGCTCGGCCTGCCGCGCAAGACCGGGCTGGACCGCCCCGCCCCGCCCGCGCCGCAGGAGCGGCTCTTCGCCGGTATCCGCGCCGGGCTGGAGGCCCGCCTGCGGGCGCAGCGGTACTTCGTGCGGGGCGCGAGCCGGATCGACGTGCCGATGCTCTTCCCGCGCGAGGACCACGCGGCCTTCCGGGTGCGCGAGCGCGAGAAGATGCTGCGCTACGGCCGGCGCCTGGTCTGGCGGGACATCGGGACGGCCGAGGCCGCGCTGGAGGCCTCGGACAACTGGGTCCACCGCAGGCTGCGGCTCGCCCCCTATGCCACGACGACCGACGTGGCCGCGGTGCCGCCCTTCTCGATCCATGTCCATGCCTTCTACACCGACGACCTGGCCGAGGACATCCGCGCCCATTTCACCTATCGCCTGGCCCGGCGCATCGTCGTGACCACCGACAGCGAGCGGAAGGCCTGCGAGATCCGTGCCCTCATGGCGGCCGAGGGGCTCGTGCCCGAGGTGGCGATCGTGCCCAACCGCGGCCGGGACATCCTGCCCTTCATGGAACTGTTCCTGCCCGGCGGGCTGGCGGGCGAGGACGAGATCTGGTGCCACCTGCACCAGAAGAAGTCGTTCGCCACCACCGACAGCGGCGATGTCTGGCGGCAGTTCCTGCTGCGCATCCTGCTGGGCGACGAGGCCGGGATCTCGGATGCCGTGCTGCGGATCGCGGAAACCGGCACCGGGCTCGTCGCGCCCTTCGACCCCTACCACATCCCCTGGAACGCCTCGCGCGCGCTTCTGCCGAAGGTCGAGCCCCGCCTGCCGGGGCCGCTGCCCGACAACCCGCTGCTCTTCCCGGTCGGCAACATGTTCTGGGTCCGCCGCCAGGTGGTCGAGGCGATGAACGCGCTCTTCGGGCCCGGCTACCCCTGGCCGAACGAACCCATTGCCAACGACGGCACCGAGTTCCATCTGGTCGAGCGCCTCTGGCCGGCGATCACGACCGCCAGCGGGCTCGACTCGGTCTTCGTCCACAAGCTGGACCAGAAAAGGGTGTGA